In Virgibacillus sp. NKC19-16, a single genomic region encodes these proteins:
- the recJ gene encoding single-stranded-DNA-specific exonuclease RecJ: MLSSKANWKLNTIQDDIEEWMDDSIDSSPVLKELLLQRGITTQAQVSKFLSPDIGDLQSPVGLDSIDKATQRVHTAITNQEKILIYGDYDADGVSSTTILLKALMEMGADCDYYIPNRFTEGYGPNEEAFTQAYKNGFRLIITVDTGIAAVHEADLAKQLGLDLIITDHHEMHSELPDAYAIIHPKTSPDYRFNDLAGAGVAFKFAESLLGYFPKHLLAFVAIGTIADLVPLVNENRILAYYGLRSLTSTTNHGIIALKRVCNIEGNVTEEDVGFSIGPRINAVGRLQDADLAVQLLMTEDQGEAEYIAQEVQQLNQERQQIVKDIVQEAEQMLETREKKDVIVVAKEGWNEGVLGIVASKLVQKFDRPAIVLAIKPDISQVKGSARSIPAFDLFQNCMEIREYFTSFGGHSQAAGMTFPLENLTTIQNALHLRINEQLNAADFKQIIEVSKSITIPEINEKLIHEINQLAPFGMHNPKPVFQLKDIPVRVRQIGSMKNHLKLQFKKEDVAVEGIGFGMGELYSHISPHTPITIAGELGINEWNGNKKAQIVMRDMMIEDWQLFDHRGRKNMDISQYIKNKNIAISYNADQLPSMVDPITYETDVGTLSETDVLYIFDLPTDLSHLKEIIQATKPVNIHACYFVEDSIYLKPFPTREEFVWFYAFIHKRRTLDLKQELTRIMDAKGWNKDHILFIANVFFELGFVKIDNEVIEINANPMKKDLQDSKLFQERLIQADIEKTLYYSNYQELKQWFSKSMGHLENHEEERTDGL, from the coding sequence ATGTTAAGTAGTAAGGCGAATTGGAAACTGAATACAATTCAGGACGATATAGAAGAATGGATGGATGATTCCATTGACTCATCTCCTGTTCTAAAAGAACTTTTACTGCAAAGAGGAATTACTACTCAAGCGCAAGTTTCTAAGTTTTTATCGCCTGATATAGGAGATTTACAAAGCCCAGTAGGACTGGATTCGATTGATAAAGCAACCCAGCGTGTACATACAGCAATAACAAATCAGGAAAAAATTCTTATATATGGTGATTATGATGCAGATGGCGTAAGCTCTACTACAATTCTTTTAAAAGCATTAATGGAGATGGGTGCAGATTGTGACTACTATATACCAAACCGGTTTACAGAAGGATACGGTCCAAATGAAGAAGCATTTACACAAGCATATAAAAATGGATTTCGCTTAATCATAACGGTTGATACCGGAATTGCTGCTGTCCATGAGGCTGATCTTGCTAAGCAATTGGGTCTTGATTTAATCATCACAGACCATCATGAAATGCATTCAGAGCTACCGGATGCCTATGCTATTATTCATCCGAAAACTTCACCGGATTATCGCTTCAACGACCTTGCCGGTGCCGGGGTAGCTTTTAAATTTGCAGAAAGCTTGCTTGGCTATTTTCCAAAACACCTTTTAGCATTTGTGGCAATTGGTACTATTGCTGATTTGGTTCCATTAGTAAATGAGAATAGAATTCTAGCATATTATGGTTTACGTTCGCTCACATCAACAACGAATCATGGTATAATAGCATTGAAACGTGTATGTAACATTGAAGGGAATGTTACCGAAGAGGATGTAGGATTTTCAATAGGCCCACGGATCAATGCTGTTGGCAGGCTCCAGGACGCTGATTTAGCAGTTCAGTTATTAATGACGGAAGACCAGGGTGAAGCGGAATATATTGCCCAAGAAGTGCAACAATTAAATCAGGAAAGACAGCAAATTGTTAAGGATATTGTTCAAGAAGCAGAACAAATGCTGGAAACCAGAGAGAAAAAAGATGTCATAGTGGTTGCAAAAGAAGGCTGGAATGAGGGTGTCCTCGGAATTGTTGCATCAAAACTGGTGCAGAAGTTTGATAGACCGGCCATTGTGCTTGCGATAAAACCTGACATCTCTCAAGTTAAAGGCTCTGCAAGAAGTATACCTGCCTTTGATCTCTTTCAAAACTGTATGGAAATTAGGGAATATTTCACAAGCTTTGGTGGGCATTCCCAGGCAGCAGGCATGACGTTTCCATTGGAAAATTTAACAACCATTCAAAATGCGTTACATTTACGAATTAACGAGCAACTTAACGCGGCGGATTTTAAGCAAATCATTGAAGTGAGTAAATCAATTACGATTCCGGAAATTAACGAAAAATTAATCCATGAAATTAATCAGCTTGCACCATTTGGAATGCACAATCCAAAGCCTGTTTTTCAATTGAAGGATATACCTGTTCGGGTCCGTCAAATTGGAAGCATGAAAAACCATCTTAAACTCCAATTTAAAAAAGAGGATGTGGCCGTTGAAGGTATTGGATTTGGCATGGGAGAGCTATATTCTCACATCTCGCCACATACACCAATTACCATTGCAGGGGAGCTTGGGATCAATGAATGGAATGGCAATAAAAAAGCACAGATCGTAATGCGGGACATGATGATCGAGGATTGGCAGTTATTCGATCATAGAGGCAGAAAGAATATGGATATCTCCCAGTATATAAAGAATAAGAATATTGCTATAAGTTATAATGCTGATCAACTTCCATCAATGGTAGATCCAATTACATATGAGACAGATGTAGGGACCTTGAGTGAAACAGATGTATTATATATATTTGATTTACCAACAGATTTGAGCCATTTAAAAGAAATTATCCAAGCAACTAAACCTGTCAACATACATGCATGCTACTTTGTAGAAGATAGTATCTATTTAAAGCCTTTTCCAACAAGAGAGGAATTTGTATGGTTTTATGCATTTATTCACAAAAGAAGGACACTGGATTTAAAGCAGGAATTGACGCGCATCATGGATGCTAAAGGTTGGAATAAAGATCATATACTATTTATAGCAAACGTGTTTTTTGAATTAGGATTTGTTAAAATAGATAATGAAGTTATTGAAATAAACGCTAATCCCATGAAAAAAGATTTGCAGGATTCTAAGCTATTTCAGGAGCGATTAATCCAAGCAGATATAGAAAAAACATTGTACTATTCAAATTACCAGGAGTTAAAACAGTGGTTCTCGAAGTCCATGGGTCATTTGGAGAATCATGAGGAGGAACGAACCGATGGATTATAA
- a CDS encoding LapA family protein, protein MRGQSYVILAIIFVIIIAVFAVTNVDPVEVNYLFWSGESPLILIILFSVLMGGIITAAVGMLKMFKLQREVKKLQMQNKNMRQTLQDNGIAEKDAEGLLEEDHTNK, encoded by the coding sequence GTGAGAGGACAGTCATATGTTATTTTAGCTATTATTTTTGTGATAATTATCGCGGTGTTTGCGGTAACAAATGTGGATCCGGTGGAAGTGAATTATTTATTCTGGAGTGGTGAGTCCCCGCTTATATTAATTATATTATTTTCCGTACTGATGGGCGGTATAATTACGGCCGCAGTTGGTATGTTAAAAATGTTTAAGTTGCAACGGGAAGTAAAAAAATTACAAATGCAAAATAAAAATATGCGTCAAACACTTCAAGACAATGGTATCGCCGAAAAAGATGCTGAAGGACTATTAGAGGAAGATCATACAAATAAATAA
- the secDF gene encoding protein translocase subunit SecDF encodes MKNRGRIVAFFLIVLVFAGTIGSTVTGITKNINLGLDLQGGFEVLYEVEPVDEEQDVSRDLLEGTVQTLNDRVNRLGISEANIDIEGEDRIRVQLAGVENQAEARDILSTSARLSFRDVNDNELLDGSDVREGSAAQDFSQQTNAPIVTLQLKDAEKFGEVTTEISQMTPPDNRLVIWMDYQEGDSFQEEMTKEDPKYVSAPAVSEPLNTTNVQITGNFSVESAQQLADIINSGSLPVNMTELYSTSVGAQFGEQALNQTVFAAFVGIGLIFLFMIVVYRFPGLIATINLSIYTYLVLLVFNLMNGVLTLPGLAALILGVGMAVDANVITFERIKEELRSGKSVMSSFKAGTKNSLSTIFDANITTLIAASVLFIFGTSSVQGFATMLIISILISFLTAVFGTRLLLGLWMKNRFLASHKGWFGVKKDDIKDIADNSQEEPKIFNREVNVVKHQKKFFTVSIAIVVLGTISFALFQLNPGVDFTSGSRVEVVSDSSLTTEEVEEGLDALDLEAESIVLSGDNNDIAVTRFGTVLSEEKVAEVQQFFGERYGTEPSVSVVSPIVGQELVKNAIYAVAIASVAMIIYVAIRFELFFAITAIITLLHNVFIMLAVFSFTRIEFDVTIVAAVLTIVGYSINDTIVIFDRIRENLRNKKKQVKSTKELAAIVNRSLVQSFARSINTTITTLTAVLAFLFLGAQSITGFAIALAVGLLAGAYSSLFLASQLWLVWRGKIIKKRPVDFTKKKKVEGPQV; translated from the coding sequence ATGAAAAATCGAGGCAGAATTGTTGCCTTTTTTCTAATCGTACTTGTTTTTGCTGGAACGATTGGATCAACGGTTACTGGAATAACAAAGAATATAAATTTAGGATTAGACTTGCAGGGTGGATTTGAAGTATTATACGAAGTCGAACCTGTAGATGAAGAACAAGATGTGTCTAGAGATTTATTAGAAGGTACGGTACAAACATTAAATGATCGTGTGAATCGTCTGGGCATTAGTGAAGCCAACATAGATATTGAAGGGGAGGACAGGATACGTGTCCAGCTGGCAGGAGTTGAAAATCAAGCCGAAGCCAGAGATATATTGTCAACCTCAGCAAGACTTTCCTTTCGTGATGTAAATGATAATGAACTGCTGGATGGGTCAGATGTAAGAGAGGGAAGTGCCGCGCAGGATTTTAGTCAACAAACAAATGCGCCAATCGTAACATTGCAATTAAAAGATGCTGAGAAATTTGGGGAAGTAACAACAGAAATAAGTCAAATGACACCACCGGACAATCGCCTGGTCATTTGGATGGACTACCAGGAGGGGGATTCTTTTCAGGAAGAGATGACGAAGGAAGACCCTAAATACGTCTCTGCACCAGCTGTGTCAGAACCATTAAACACAACGAATGTGCAAATTACCGGAAACTTTTCTGTGGAATCTGCACAACAGCTGGCGGATATCATTAACTCCGGCTCCTTACCAGTTAATATGACTGAATTATACTCTACTTCTGTAGGTGCACAATTCGGCGAACAAGCGTTAAATCAGACCGTTTTTGCCGCATTTGTAGGAATCGGTTTAATCTTTTTATTTATGATAGTTGTATATCGTTTCCCAGGTTTAATCGCAACTATTAATTTAAGTATTTACACTTATTTGGTTTTATTAGTATTTAATTTAATGAACGGTGTGCTGACATTGCCTGGACTAGCTGCCTTAATATTAGGTGTTGGTATGGCGGTTGATGCGAACGTTATTACGTTCGAGAGAATTAAAGAAGAATTACGATCAGGTAAATCGGTTATGTCTTCATTTAAAGCGGGAACAAAAAATTCATTATCAACTATTTTTGATGCTAATATTACAACCTTAATAGCTGCATCGGTATTATTTATATTTGGTACAAGCTCTGTACAAGGCTTTGCAACGATGTTAATCATCAGTATATTAATCAGTTTCCTTACAGCGGTATTTGGAACTAGACTTCTACTAGGGTTATGGATGAAGAATCGCTTTTTGGCTAGTCACAAAGGCTGGTTTGGGGTTAAAAAAGATGATATTAAAGATATCGCTGATAACAGTCAGGAAGAACCAAAAATCTTTAATCGTGAAGTTAATGTAGTAAAGCACCAGAAGAAGTTTTTTACGGTGTCAATTGCTATTGTCGTACTCGGAACAATATCTTTTGCATTGTTCCAGCTAAATCCGGGAGTTGACTTTACTAGTGGTTCGCGGGTTGAAGTGGTATCAGACAGTAGTTTAACAACAGAAGAAGTTGAAGAGGGATTGGATGCACTTGATCTAGAGGCAGAGTCAATCGTTCTTTCAGGTGATAATAATGATATCGCAGTAACAAGGTTTGGTACAGTGCTTTCAGAGGAAAAAGTAGCTGAAGTGCAACAGTTTTTCGGTGAAAGATATGGGACAGAGCCGAGCGTAAGTGTTGTATCGCCTATTGTAGGTCAAGAACTTGTTAAAAATGCGATATATGCTGTTGCAATTGCTTCAGTGGCGATGATTATCTACGTGGCGATTCGGTTTGAGTTGTTTTTTGCGATAACAGCGATTATTACCTTATTGCATAATGTATTTATCATGCTAGCAGTATTCAGCTTTACCCGAATCGAGTTTGATGTAACGATTGTCGCGGCTGTGCTGACGATTGTAGGTTATTCAATCAATGATACCATCGTAATATTTGATCGTATTAGAGAGAATCTGCGCAATAAGAAAAAGCAGGTTAAATCTACGAAAGAACTGGCAGCTATTGTAAACAGAAGTTTGGTACAATCATTTGCTAGAAGTATTAACACAACCATCACAACACTGACTGCTGTCTTAGCATTTTTATTCCTGGGAGCTCAATCGATTACAGGATTTGCTATTGCATTAGCAGTGGGATTGTTAGCGGGAGCCTATTCGTCATTATTCCTCGCATCACAACTATGGTTAGTATGGCGTGGAAAAATAATTAAGAAAAGACCTGTGGATTTTACAAAGAAAAAAAAGGTGGAAGGACCACAAGTTTAA
- a CDS encoding post-transcriptional regulator → MEIVQTVNEWKDTIKPALDSKVDEFRLMGYSKAKPEDIWNCLVQKVWKGNPDKRLHEIVQDVFHLGSNVYLSYLTVNAYQDDDLMASITALTSER, encoded by the coding sequence GTGGAAATCGTACAAACCGTAAATGAATGGAAAGACACAATAAAGCCTGCCTTGGACAGCAAAGTAGACGAATTTCGCTTAATGGGATATTCGAAGGCAAAGCCTGAAGATATTTGGAATTGTCTTGTCCAAAAAGTTTGGAAAGGTAATCCTGATAAACGATTACATGAAATCGTTCAGGATGTATTTCACTTAGGATCTAATGTTTATTTGAGCTATTTAACCGTAAATGCATACCAGGATGATGATTTAATGGCTTCAATTACTGCTTTAACAAGTGAAAGGTAA
- the spoVB gene encoding stage V sporulation protein B produces the protein MAKQTFLQGALILILAGMITRFLGFINRLVVARLMGEEGVGLYMMALPTLILVMTLTQLGLPVAIAKRVAEAEAKNDQAKIKKILIVSLIITGISSVIFTIAMIFAAPFIATTLLTDERTLYPLLAISPIVPIIAISSVLRGYFQGKQNMKPQSYAQVIEQIVRITCVAIFIKVLLPYGVEFAAAGAMFSVILGEFASLLYMIHRFKRKKTVKIRTHFFAYLKKSKHTLKELFSIALPSTGSRLISSISNFLEPILVAQSLAIAGISTSMATKQYGELTGYVLPLLFLPTFITQSLSIALVPSISEAAANTDRKLIHYRIHQSIRISFASGAIATIVLSLFSVPILTYMYGNGNASHFLILMAPFFILLYIQAPLQAALQALDLARPAMWNSLIGAACKFIVLVFLASNPNFGIMGVAIAMSVGVVLVTLLHLAALQKAIGFSIPFKDISKMIALILLTWGAGTLLKNIYEQLEPHIVIFLFLLIILTCIYIVFLFILKFITKEELKQIPVIQKLI, from the coding sequence ATGGCCAAACAAACTTTCCTGCAAGGTGCATTAATACTAATACTAGCTGGTATGATTACCAGGTTCTTAGGCTTTATAAACCGTTTAGTTGTAGCCAGGCTGATGGGTGAAGAAGGTGTTGGCCTGTATATGATGGCACTGCCAACATTGATTTTGGTCATGACACTCACACAACTTGGATTGCCTGTTGCTATAGCAAAACGTGTCGCAGAAGCCGAAGCAAAAAATGATCAAGCAAAAATTAAAAAAATATTAATTGTATCCTTAATTATAACCGGGATATCTAGTGTGATTTTTACAATAGCAATGATTTTTGCAGCACCATTTATTGCCACAACATTGCTTACGGATGAACGTACATTATACCCGTTATTAGCTATAAGTCCAATCGTTCCAATTATAGCAATATCATCTGTCCTGAGAGGTTATTTTCAAGGTAAACAAAATATGAAACCACAAAGTTATGCTCAAGTGATTGAACAAATTGTTCGAATCACATGTGTAGCGATTTTTATCAAAGTACTGTTGCCTTACGGAGTTGAATTTGCTGCTGCTGGTGCCATGTTTAGCGTTATACTCGGTGAATTCGCTTCTCTACTATATATGATTCACAGATTCAAGCGAAAGAAAACAGTCAAGATACGCACTCATTTCTTTGCGTATTTAAAAAAGAGTAAACATACATTAAAAGAATTATTCTCGATTGCACTTCCCAGTACCGGGAGTCGTTTGATAAGCTCCATTTCCAATTTTCTGGAACCGATATTGGTTGCTCAAAGTCTGGCCATTGCAGGTATTTCGACATCGATGGCAACCAAACAATACGGGGAACTGACCGGTTATGTACTTCCATTATTATTCTTACCTACATTCATAACCCAATCCCTGTCCATTGCGCTAGTACCTTCGATCTCCGAGGCGGCAGCAAATACAGATAGAAAGTTAATTCATTACCGGATTCATCAATCAATTCGAATCTCGTTTGCATCGGGAGCAATTGCTACAATCGTGCTTTCCCTTTTCTCTGTGCCAATTTTAACATATATGTATGGTAATGGTAATGCAAGTCATTTCTTGATATTAATGGCTCCCTTTTTTATATTATTATATATTCAAGCTCCACTACAAGCTGCCTTACAAGCACTTGATTTAGCTAGACCTGCGATGTGGAATAGTTTAATTGGTGCAGCATGTAAATTTATTGTGCTGGTTTTCTTGGCCTCTAACCCGAACTTTGGCATTATGGGTGTAGCAATCGCAATGTCAGTAGGTGTGGTACTAGTAACATTATTACATTTAGCCGCACTGCAAAAAGCAATCGGATTCTCCATCCCTTTTAAAGATATCAGCAAAATGATTGCTCTAATTCTACTGACATGGGGGGCAGGAACGTTACTTAAAAACATATATGAACAATTGGAACCTCATATTGTTATTTTTCTTTTCCTATTAATTATATTAACATGTATATATATTGTATTTCTCTTTATATTAAAATTCATTACAAAGGAAGAATTAAAACAGATTCCTGTTATTCAAAAATTAATTTAA